In Pyxicephalus adspersus chromosome 10, UCB_Pads_2.0, whole genome shotgun sequence, the DNA window CAACCCGAGTATAGTCTCTTAAAGTCCCCCAGGTGTTGCTAAAGCCAGAGGTTTGTGTCCTAGACTGTACACCTCATTTGTGCTCCAGCCAAGCAGGCTGATGagacaaaggacctgatttattaaagttcttcaagactggaaatgatagactatcatggaagaacatggatgatgcagcaaacctggaatggatctggtccagatttgaaaactTTTCCCAGCTGATAGCAAgtgattttcaagaaatctattccaggtttgcttgatcaaccatgttctcccgtgatagtccatcttttccagtcttgggaagttttattaaatcagaatcTGATGTCAGAATAGCTCCAGACCTAACTGACCACCCCTAGTGAGTACTGTGACAGACCAACTGTGAACAGAAAAATTTGATCAGTTGAGAAATTCTgagctttttaaataaagttctaAAGGGATTActcttgaggaaaaaaaaatgcacttcaaGTTTTAGTACCAGCAAGGGGGAGTCTGGATTTTACTGTTTTGTTCACCtctaaatattagaataaaaaagcaaataattatatcacaattggaatatatataattgtataactGAAACTAAGTGTTGTGATTTAACCTGGTTAACAGGCTCAACTTTTTGACTAAAATTATGACCATTGGTTTGGTGAAAAATCACTAGGAGCGGTTTCTTTAGCCATCTTGAACTTCATGGGGGCAATTTGAATCAGGTTTTTTGATCAGTTCATCTGTTTTTTGCTGTTGCTGGTTGTGGTGGTGGCAGTAGGTTGGTTGGTGATGATTATGCAATAAGGAACAGGTGACACTGGTGGCAGACAGCGTTGTCCAGTTTGGAGTTACAATTTCATTAGCTGCACTAAAAACTGCCCAACATGTCACCAGTGGGCCGGCAAGCCAACCCCTGAATGGATTACTCTAACAACTCTGGCAAACATATCCAGTTTTCTGACTCAGTTATCCATCATGTTGAGTGTCAAATAATCTGTCTTTACGAAGGATTCTTTTAGAATGAAAAGTCTATTCTATTTCATGCTCTAAAGCCTTGCCCTTTCACTGCCACTGAGGATAGAAATAATTGGGCATCATGTCAAACCAAGAGGGAACTCCTTGTACACTCTCATATCATCTCTgatctggactactataacatcctcctAGCTGGTGTTCCACCAACCCAAATCTCTCCTCTACAAGCTATTATGAATGCTTCCTtaccaccgctcctcttctgctgcctccctttgtagttctcttcattggcttccatttcaccttagaatcaaattccagctcctgtgctttgccttcaaatccctccacagttattgtcccacttacctttctgacccaatagaaaaatactcccctagtcacTTTTTTGCCCAGCCATTGACtatcctattctgcttgctcctactttctttacacttaaaaaaagcactcaaaacccattgttTCAGACTTgcttacctgtcttcttctgtctcttaaaactctcaGTACTTCCTACAACACCATATCCCCCTTACTATTGTGTGCTGCTTGCTCACcacttagattgtgagctcttctaggcaaggtcctctcctcctcctgtgtcactgtctttatctgtctgttatttgcaacctctattcaatgtacagcgctgtgtaatatgttgaagctatataattcctgtttattaatattatacaatattatatcatAACATTTGTTCCATTGTCAGTGACTGTATTGCAATTTGAAGAAAGGGGAACTAAATGCATTGCTAGATGTAGACGATATTTCGGAAAGAGATCAGGATGAACAGAAGCAAAAATATCAGGCTCTGGAGTGGATGTTGGGATGAAACCTGGAAGAAAATTTACTGCAGACAGAAAGGCGAAACAGTATAGTATTGGGAGAACTGTTGGAGATCATAATGTGGGTGATAGAAGGATGCTGCCAGAGAACCTAGAATAAATGTAGGGGAGGGCGTAGCAGctgcaaaaatatgtaatatggaCAGTTTGGTGAGACTTATTTGAGACCATATTTTAGACTTTAAAGGGACAGTAGCTGAGCTATGTACACGCATTAGATAATTGTCACTTGAGATAAACAGTCGTGCTCATCTTCGGCAAAAATCATATATGTATTCGGCAGTCCCCTTTCTATAGCCCCggagtccccaacccccagtcctgTCTGTCTGGTCCGGATGTCTAAAAGCTGGGCCGCGAGAACACGGAGATCATTGGCCCCCAAGCTGTGGTCTgcggaccccgcttgggggtcactctggccagagctgcggaccatgtcccctgtatgtattacaggcttagggtggtgggcaggttgtgtctcaagtctgagcctgcgatgggtaATAGGCCGGTACTGGCATCATGACGTAAatcttggggaagtttcttcctctttaagtgacacacagcttcccaCAGATGCGCGGTTTGGagtccgtaagtttagtggtccttaggtccgaaaaggttggggaccactgctatagcCGATTGATGTACAACCAATAGGGAACATATTCTCTGCATTCCCATAGAGAAGAGCACAATGAGATGCAGCATGTATAAAACTCGTTCGGTTATCTATCACTAGCAATGATTAATGCCAAaatctgatgtatgtacaggGCTTTGAAGAGAACATAGTGGGCGGGACAGGGGCTGTTAAAAAATCTACAGCAGACAGTATAGGGATTGCAAACAATGTGGGTATGAAGAGTGTTTAGGATTATGATTACTGCTGAGGGTGTATCTACCCTCAAACACTGCTGAGGGAACAATGTAGGGTGGACATgtgaataataatgataaagaaaTGCTTCTGCTCAGGCCTGGGTTCTACTGATATATTATTGCAATGCAAGAGTCTGGAAGGGGTAGAATCTAAGATACATGTGGGCTTCTGCTGCTACCTTCAACATTTTTCTGCCAAATTGACAATCTTTCCTAATACCACTCCGGGGGAAGAACTCACACCTTAGAGTAGCTGAAAAGAGTTGGAACTCACATAAAGTGGGGTTGGGATTCACATACGATCACAGGGCTGAGATTCACCATGCTGTTGACAGCTGACCAGAAGTGGTCTCTAAGATCTGAGCTTTGCTCTATGTTCTGGGCAACAAGGGAAACATGGTGGAGTCCCTTTAAAATCAGGAAGATAATTCTCTGTTGATATAATACACAACTGAATTAATTTGTGGATTTTGTAGTACTTGTCTGAAACTCtgctttaaaatttgatttttaatgGCTTCTTTGACATCTTTATTtcttaaacaataaattaaaggaTTAAGAATAGGCGTTATCACTGTGTAAAAAACTCCTAAAACACGATTTAGGCCAAAAGAATTACTCAGTCGTGGTCTCACATACATAAATGTAACAGTACTGTAATAAATAGACACTACAATTAAATGGGAGAAACAGGTAGAGAAGGTTTTTTTACGACCGGTAGTAGTTGGTATTTTCAAGATTGTggttataatatatacatacgtAATCAAAGTCACCGAGAGAGAAGTCATAACCACCAAAGAAGCATTGCAAAAATTAATCATTCTAATTAGGAAAGTATCCACACAGCAGAGATGAAGAATGGGAGGCGaatcacaaaagaaatggttAATATCAAATCCACAAAACGGAAGCTTGGATATAAAGAAGATTTGCGGGGAGGTGGTTGCAAAGCCACCAGTGATGGCACAAAGACAAAGACCACGACACATGGTGGCATTCATTAGCTTCGTGTAATGTAGTGGTTTGCAGATGGCTAGGTAGCGATCATAGGCCATAATGCTGAAAAGGAGGCATTCTGTGGATCCTAAAGAAAAGAACACAAGAAACTGTGTCATGCAACCATAGAATGAAATGTATCTTCCGTGTGATGTGATGGTGCTGAGAATTTTTGGGACAATTACAGACACGTAACAGATTTCTAGAAAAGAGAGATTGCGtagataaaaatacattggaGTGTGCAGGTGTTTTTCTCTTAGTGTAATAGTTATAATCACAGAGTTACTCAGGAGAGTTAATAAATAGGTTATCAGCAGGAAGAAGAATAAAACATATTGCAAGTTTGGAGGTCCAGGAAACCCCAAAATTCTGAAGTCAGACATCTTACTTGTATTAGGATACATCTgtgtggaaaagaaaaatatatgtattagtaGACCTAGAGTTGCCAATATTTTTCATGGTAAAGCATAAGTAAGTACACCTTCCCCTGCTCTTTACTAGTGCCAATATCAAAGATATAATATCTAATTCTCTATTTTATCATATTTGATCATATCCTTCTACAAAGaacttacttaaaaaacaaaccgACAACTGGAGGGACTTgctgacaaaaatataaaattccttgttaaaaaataacatacaagcgaacaaaaaatctacataataaaaacaattttggaaATGAATCCTAAATAAACAAAGATCAACTATCAAATCCTTTTCCAATAGTCTTGACACATTTCGTGGACACGTTTCTTCATAAATAGTGGTATATTATCAAGAATCCCTCCAATAAGTTAAGCAAAGAGCCCAGATACATAACACCACCGGTTCGGCATTAGCAGCATTAGATTTAAGCCTTATCAGGAATGTTCCATATCCTGATGGGATGCTCCAGGATGCTTCAAGATGAACTCAAAATACTTgtcctaaaaaagtaaaagttcctTTGCTGACTTGTGTCTTATGGCTGCGTACGCATACATTCAATGTTGACTGGTGGCAACATCATTACCTGGTCTTACTCCAGGTTTGgtatcttttgccatcttgattgagCTTACATGTATTAGAGTTATTGCATTTCAGTGCAGAGAATGTATACTGAGCTGAGCATTGCACATGTGCACTTTGAAGAACAATTAGGCATGGAGCATTGCAATTCAGTCGACAGAGCTTTGCAATGTGGGCTTTTTTACAATATCAGTTGCTAGAGTGAAAACAATGTCCCAAAATCATTAGTATAATCATGACCTCTACCAACGAGGCAGAGGGGGAATATAAAGAGGAAGATATTATGGGGGTATTGGTGGTAAAGCGGTGGAGAAAATAGGCAGTTCACCCCTCCCAAACCCAAGGAGTTCTATGACTCAGGGTCCACGTCTGCAGGCAAAGTATGGCTATCTATCTAGCATTATTATCAGATACCTTTGTCTACTGACTTCACTCATGTAGGGCATCCTGAGGTGCAATATGAGAAAGAGGAATGCTGATggtgaggaaaagaaaaatatggaagACTTAAAAATAGACCTCTCTCTGCTTTCAAACTCTGATTGTTATACATGGATGGGGTGGTCCCCAATACAAAGGTAAAATGGCTGACCTCCTGCCACCCATTGGAAGgttccttccattttttttttgctgtacctCTTGTTGACTACCACTGGAAGTATTTCAAATCAGGATCATGCTGCTTTCTGGTGTCAATATACTTGTCTTCAAATTACCattattcatatttgtattttttttctttgcctctGCTCTgcactatttaaataaatgaagccAGAGTTGCCATCATTCCTTAGGGAAGATGTTTGATTTTAAGCAGCTTCGGGAAAATATTGCATGAATACTCCAAGGACAGTTAAGGTAATTGTGTTGACATTCTTGCAAAATAATGTTCTTTTACTGAATCTTACTTTTAAGGATCTCGTAGGGTGAAGTAGttggcttatttaaaaaaaacgtaTCCATAACTTatagggatatatttataaacaattcacaTATTGATTCATTCAACTAAAGTGCCTGGGGtaaccttttttgtgaactgaaaTGGGTAAATGTACTTAAAATGTAACTGGagttaaatgtactttaatgtatgTGCTTTAATGTACTTGACCGGCGttaagtagacatgggcaaaTGTGTAGATTTATTGGTTTGATAGCTGGTGTAATTCTTCATTCGTTCACTGGTTCCTTTTAAttcacaaataatacaaatgtaattatttaattttaataatgatCACAGCATTACCTAATCCCCAGATTTAGAATGGCATGTTGCATattttgggccagatttattgggccagatttatttaagctctccaaggttggagaggatacactttcatcaacaaaactgtgtgatctagcaaacctggaaatgatttcttcaaagtcatttgctttttgctagcaaatgtttttattcctggatcagatccattccaggtttgctgaaccacccagcatcactgatgaacgtgtctcctgcccagccttggagagcgttaataaatcaggcccattgtaggTTGGTTTTTGAtgtaatattaaaagtaatattaaaagttATGAAGGAAGTGTGCTTGGAATGTTTTCAAGCAAAGGAAAGAAGGATAGCctggcaaaaatataaaaagcaaccCAAAGCTCCACCTACTGGCTTaagatgaaaatacaaaatactggtATACAATTTTTCATTGATTCACTGATATGCAAAAACCTTAATCACTGCTGCCAACCTGCCATGTGTCCAATAGGGTGTTAGGCCTAATATATTACAGAAACTCATTTGCAGCACAAAATACCTAAATAAGTTAGGTATTTTATTAGAGAAAAGAAAGGCTTTCTAATTAGCATCTGCAGATATTTTCAGATGTCAGCAAAGAATAAGGGTAACAGCTATGTGTACTTAGTGGTTAATAGGTGGTGCCACAACCTACCCAAAATACAAGGGTGAGTTTAAAACTAATGTCAAAGGGGCAGATATTAAATAGGCAGCAATAGCACACAGTCACAGTTCTATATGCAAACTTCTTCAGTTAATTGTCTACATCATGTTCATAGAAGTCTTCTTAGAATACCAGTAGGCCTACAAGTCCAGAGCCACTGTGTGACTATTGTGGTCAGATAAAGGAGGTGACATGGCACCCCCTACCTTCTAGATCTGGGAAAGGTAAGGGTGAGCAAGGAACAAAAAATGCCTCTGATGAGACATCTCACTAACTGTTTGCTGATGGCGAGGACGATTTTGAGGATGGCAAACCAATAAAGATAGGTGAACCATACCAGTAGGGCGTTGAGTCAACAAAAGGTAAGATTCATACTTACGTCCTACTTTCATTCTTGGATCCAATTCCATGGGCCacaattttgctattttttagacTTATCATTTGTACACCAAGATCGTCATCATACACCACTGGTATCTACCTTAAACCCAAAGTGCCAGTTTGTTGCATTCTGTAGTAAAAGTCATATGTAGGCAGGAACGTAAGAGATAGTAGAGTTACACCCGGGGAGATATTTTACATAGGCGTACCCTTCTTTGAGCTGAAACAATGTCTGTTGGCATGGCCAACTTTGTAAGCTTTCTTTgtgaggtttctttttttttgtgtgttctatGGCCTTGACTTACCTTTCTGTTTTGGTATGACTCCGTTTGTGAACTCCTCTGGAAAGGTGCGAGTTCTTTTCTATGTACACTGCAAGATCTGACTTGCTACCCTTTCATGGTATGACCCATTTTGTGAATTCTGCTGAAAATGTGTCAATTCTTTTCTTCCTGTCTAGAAGCACTGATGTGTTCCAGGTTTGACTCACATTAAGGATTCTGTGTCTAatctatataacaaaataaatatctagCATGGATTATCTCAAATGTAATATGTAACCTATGATTCCATGAATATAGCGTGCAGGATGAACCAGTGGCACGAATGGACTACATGGCAAAGATTGCCAAATATCTGatctccaggtttttttttttgtggatgtaCACAAGTTGCTAATCTCCAAAATTCAAAACTTCAAATTACTAGAAACAGGTCTTTAATGACATCTAATGAATCTACGACCATATCAAAGTTGTTTATTTATATCTTCCTTTGGAAAATACTCATAGATGATAGACTGGGAGTCACTGCAGGCGTTGACTATTAATATTCAGCACTGATATGATAtaggtttacattttgttttcaagcCAGGTTCTCTTGCTGACTCAGAAATACATTGTACTGGGGCACAATTTTAAGTTTTAGCCTCCATTTAATATGCTGTAGGGTATGTAACCCAATtccatttgtgctttttttctgatatgtgaccaaagttcagctttaacaaatgCTTGTTAATGGCACCTATAACTTAAACAGTAAATCAAAGGATTTAGAATTACTCAGTTGTGGTCCGCatacataaatgtaattgtaCTATTATAAATAGACACTACAATTAAATGGGAGAACCAGGTACAGAAGGTTTTTTTACGACTGGTAGTAGTTGGTATTTTTATGATTGTGatgataatatatacatatgaaattaAAGTCACAATATCACTAGGGAAGCATTAAAAAAGTCTAATATATTAATAAGGTAAGTATCTCCATAACACAGCTGCAAAAGCAGGGGGGCATCACAAAAGAAATGGTTAATATTGCGTCCACAAAATGGAAGTTGAGAGATTAGGATGATTTGGGGGAACGTGGTTGGAAGGCCACCAATGATGGCGCATACGCAAGGACCTCAACACATGGTTCCATTCATCAGCATTGTGTATTGCAGTGGTTTGCAGATGGCTAGGTAGCGATCATGGGCcatgatgccaaaaaaaaaaaaaaaaattgccaggatTCCAAGGAAAAGAACCATAGAAAGAAATGTAGCTCGCGTGTCAGGTGATGGTGCTGAGAATTTTGAGTACagttacagaaacatttctagaAAAGAGAGATTGGGAAGATTGGgaagataaaaatacattggaGTATACATTGGAACATGCAGGCATCTTTCTCTCAACGTAATAGTAATGATCACAGAGTTACACAGAAGAGTTAAGTAAGTTATCAGCAGgagaaagaacaaaatgtattgcaaacTTGAAGGTCCAGGAAACCCCAGAATTCTGAAGTCAGCCATCTTACTTCTACTGACATACATCTGTATTTAGATGGAGTATGAAGTGAAGGAGATCACCTAGGATGTGATAAGTAATATATAGGTGTAAcacttttaggtatttattacctttaagaGATCATAGAACCCCATCTGTGCTTTTATCACCAAAGCCATCTTTGTCCAGCCATCATCTAGAGCCAgtttgcttttttcctttatgAAATGGAGAGataacattttcacaaaataacAGAGATGTAACAAACGCTACAAATTTGGAGCCTGTCTAAAAAGATTAGTTAGATCATGTTTTACTCGTAATGTATTGCATATTTAACATTCAAAGCCTAGATCTAGGTAATTATTTATTAGTTTCAAAGCTGGTTAAACCCAACCGGGGCAATACGCACTTTCTCTCCAGTACTGTCTCCTcggtaattcatttttttttcaataggttcTCAGATTTCAAGTTCTTCAGAACAAGTTCTTCAGAACTCCAGAACTTGatacagtgggcttgatttaagaaagatctccaaggctgaagaggatacactttcccccgttgaaaatgggtgatccagaaaaccaggaattcatttcttcaaagtcatttgctatttgtttgcaattgtgttgaatcctggaccagagccattccaggtttgctggatcacccagctttattaataaaagtgcatcctctccagccttggagagctttattaaatcaggaccactaTCCCAAATGAGGTACCAGCTAAAGATCTATATTAGGGACTcaagacaacctttttttttcctgctggtgacccctttaCTGTTGCACCAGCACCGGGAAAGAGGCcctgatcattttatatatattcctttaataGATCAGACCTCCTAGACAGGGGTTTCTTAAGCCGGGTTCATccagagcaatttgtgcctcccaagTCACTTtacttgacaccaatgatctttgtaggtatctgtaagggtgacattgttctcaatagccagcaatgttagaggcattcatgcaactgaccaccacactaatttactgtgatgTGGGGGTAGAGTAGTTCTAGCAGAGATTCCCGAAGGCCTGATTGTTATTTCAAATTTTCTCTCaagttaaaaaggtttaaaaaacactGTGCCAGACCAATGTGCCATAGACTAATGAATGAAAGACAATTATCCCACAATACCAATAGACGTGTTTGGTGCATACCAAAGACGAGAacttcataccaactgtgaagcattgAGCTGGAAATGTAATGGCTTAGGGTTGCTTTGCAGCAAAGAGCCTGGGTCCTACATCATCGAGTCAGCAATACATTTTTCACCATATCAAAGTGTATCTGATGAGAATGTAAAGCAAAATTGTATCTTTCAACACTAAAAGCATGATAACAAAGCCACcaagaaatgaataaaaaaaaaaaaaaaagcctcaatTACACTTATAGGTTACAACTAAGTAATGCAGTGTGAAGAACCTTACATTTTTATCTATGATTGTatcaaatgttattttacatttttgttatttctaaaGTGCAATCATCTACCGTAGTTACCATTGTCAGTACAATACAGACAATAATGGGGAGCTATACACTAATTAGTTTGGATTTATACCAATACCTATTGACCATTGATGCAAATTTATTTGCCCAGGTGATCTTTGTCAAGTGATAGCAAAATAAACATTGGTGCCATTGGTTGTCATTAGTGCAGTAGGTAAGGGAATATATTTCAATGGCATCACCTGTTCCATGGACAACTTTCTgggaataaatgttttcactattttttattaaggCTTTAGGATAGGATGTTTTTTGGGATACAGGCAGCAAatagccccagcagccaatagcagtgcaggactgaatttaggagctgatcagcctccagaatccccttcagctgtgcacagcctaacaatggatgctggggatgccataaatccatcaggctgcacatctagagggaagcaggagctgctggtatcccagttctcctggctgccgaaattgacattgctggaaagaacagacagtgtttattaccccGATGGTGCACAGCACTGAGTccctggacagatgagcatttcctaacatgttTCCTGTATGTGGAGGTCACAAGGGAAACCAGAGAACATTGTGGAGGACAAAAGTGATCAACATTACTGGAAGTATTGGATTTCCACAGGGCTTCAGCGGAGGTTTTGTCTTGAATGGGTTAGCATTCTGAAGGCACAGATGGGGAAGGGGAGGATTCCCATAATCCTTTACAGGgcttgtttgcaaatattttagtttGCCAACTCTAAATTGGGGATGTGATATGGAAAGCCTATGCCCCTCTTGGGAAAATTGGGTGGTAGGAAATAATAACAAGAGATATTATTCATGTTTCCACTTGTTACATCTAAGACTCATTAAAATCAATATATCATACGGTCTGGCTCCTCGTACTTGTGTcctaacataatattattttcaccATAGACATGCCAAGAATGAACAccagctgcctgtgtttgctgcTCCTTGCTGTTTTAGCTATCGGTGAGTATTTTATTGTCAACGTTCCAGAGAAGAGGAAACAGTGAAATCTTTCTATAGTAGAACAAAGCTGTTATATTTGCTTATAATTTACCTTCCTTGGTTCATTCCTTTCCTACTCACCAACAAGATATTGACATTATTTaattaaacctttttgtttttattacatgtcTGATTTTTTGTGAGTCGTTGATGTCATCACCAGGTCTCTGCAATTTTTTATACGCCACAGATAATGGCTGGCAGGAGGTGGTCTTGAATACAATACACCCAACATAGTATCCACGTGTGATTCTAAATCtgtatgattgtaaaaaaaaagaagcatggtAGATTATTTTCTAAGGTTTGTAGTGTTGGTGAAGGATACCAAATGAAAGCTTTGTTTGTccaggaaacaaaaatgtttgatttgggaaaaatttgctttgcaatgtttgcacaaaatgcataatttaacacccttaggggtgtatttatataaatattcactgTCAATATGAGCcagattttgctgttttttcattCAGGTGTAACATTTATTACTTTGACTGTTGTGGTTTTTTAATAACTGCTCATTAGGTGGCAGAACAAACTTCAGTTTTATTATCCATCGCAGAGAGCACTGAATGCATCCAATGCATGCAAAGACAAAAATGGCCAAATTGATGGggtaaaattttataaatacactctATTGGAATTTCATGTTTTTCTGTGtgaaattatatgtttttttattcatgaacCAAGACAAACTTACAGTTTTTGCACAGGCCATAAAAGCATTTGTTTGGTGTAAAATGATGATAATTATTAGAAGATACTTAACACAAATGTTCTTTGATATTTATATCTGTTGTATGTTTGCAGTGCTACCGGTGCAGGGAAATGTGGTGAGCCGCAGGGACGTTGGTAAGTTTGAAGAACCTGAATGTAAGGGTAATCATGGCAGAGGTcttaatcaagaaaaaaattaatccCCCAAATATGCAATGAGGGATTCCCTGCTGTATATTATCTCTGCTGTCAGTACATGTCACATAATCTTTAACCAGTTttagggaaatatatatatatatatatatagcagcacGTGAACAAGTGATGTGATAAATTACCAAATTTAAGGATCTGAGCCACATGGATAGCTGGTCAATGGGTTGGAGAATTGGTGGGGTATTTccagtatgcagtggttagtacctaaaaaaaaaaagcagtcaaaGGAAGGGCAATAAATGAAACAACCATCACAACTACAAGGTCATGGGTATCCAAAGCTCATTGGTATGCATTTGGGGGGAGGCTAGATCATATGGTCTGATTTCAAAGAAGACCTactgtgaaaaatgtaatgttagcCATGATAGAAAGGTATCCGAACACCAGGAGCCACAGACAAGTCAGACTTtccatgctgacccctgtccaaTGAAGAAAGTGCCTGCAATCAGAACTGGATCATGGAGCAATGTAGGAAGGTGGCCTTGTTGGATGATtctcattttgttttagattacCGGGTGCATGTGTGCTTCATTCACTGGTGGACTATGTGCCTGGGAGGCCATGtgacttaaaggatctgctgctatcATATTGGTATCTGATACCCCTGGACA includes these proteins:
- the LOC140339914 gene encoding olfactory receptor 6B1-like; amino-acid sequence: MYPNTSKMSDFRILGFPGPPNLQYVLFFFLLITYLLTLLSNSVIITITLREKHLHTPMYFYLRNLSFLEICYVSVIVPKILSTITSHGRYISFYGCMTQFLVFFSLGSTECLLFSIMAYDRYLAICKPLHYTKLMNATMCRGLCLCAITGGFATTSPQIFFISKLPFCGFDINHFFCDSPPILHLCCVDTFLIRMINFCNASLVVMTSLSVTLITYVYIITTILKIPTTTGRKKTFSTCFSHLIVVSIYYSTVTFMYVRPRLSNSFGLNRVLGVFYTVITPILNPLIYCLRNKDVKEAIKNQILKQSFRQVLQNPQINSVVYYINRELSS